CCCGTTGGGTTTCGTCCTGAATCCCAACGCACACGCGGTCTGACGAATCCTTCGCTTGCGGTCCTGCAGGGTGACCTTTGTGCTCTGGATTATCTTTTCGGACGAAACGCAACGACGCTTTAGGAGTTTTCGAAGCGGGCCACGGGCCTGTGCCCGATGGACGCGATGGACATCATGGACATCATGGACAGGATGGACCCGGAAGACGCGCGGGGTGGGGGCGCCACCGCTCTTGCGACGACCTTCCAGACTTTCCGTCTTTCAGCCTCCCAGAAGCGCGCCCATGCCGGCCACGCCGCCAAGGCCGCCGGCGCCGTCGGGCACGGTGCCCGGCGGGGCGGTCAACGGGCGCAGGCGTTCGCCGGGGCGGAAATAGACGAGCTTGCTTTCCTTTTTCGTTCGACGCACCACGCCACGCACCGATTTGATCGTCGAGCCGACATTCGCCGTCACATCCACCGAGAAGTAGCGCGACGCGAACGTGAGGTGACGGCGTATGCGCCCGATAAGCAACGGATCGAGTTCGAGCTGCGCCAGTTCCTGGCGGAAGCCCTTTTTGGAGAAGTACTGCTCTTCCGTGTTGCGGAAGGCGTTGATCTTCTCGATGGCCTCCTGCGCGTTCGCTTCCGGCGCGACGCTTTGGATGAGCGCGTTCAGCACGCGGTCGTCGATCGTGTTGATGTTCATCTTGTTGTCGCTGTAAATCGTGCAGACCTCGATGAGGCGCTGGTACACCTCCCCGGTCACGCCCTTGATCAGCTTGATTTCGCCGATGCTCGACAGCGGCGCGTTTTTCGCCTTGTACGGCTCCGGCACCGCGGACGCGTATCCGTAGAACGCGTCCTCCTCGCCGCCGCCCGCGTTTTGCTCCGTGTTCTTGTCGATCCAGTCGACGACCGCGTCGGCGATGTTGACGTCGAGCCCCATGCCTTCGAGCAGCTTCTTGAAGATATCAATGCGCACCGTGTCCGGATTGCCGCCGAGCGTGACGAGCTTGTTCAGATTGAACTTGCCGGATTCGTCCGCGATCGTGACGGAAATCACCTCCGTCTCCGAAATGGGGATGTACCCCAGCATCGGGTTCGCCCACTCCTCGTGCGGATGGTCCTCGTCGTTGTCCTGCGCGTCCTTCAACAGCGATCCCGCCGCGACCTGCACGCCGCTTTTGGCCATGTAATACGCGCGCATGCCGTCGCTGATGTTGGAGGCGATGTAGAGATTGATGCGCGTCGATTCCGCGAATTCCAGGATGACGACCGTGAGAATCGCCGTCACCATCAGCACGATGAGTAGCGCCACGCCCGCGCGCGAAGGGCGGGGGCGGCGTGCGCGCGGCGCGAAACCGGCAATGGGGAGCGTCGCCGCCATCATCCGATCCCGAAAAACCCGCCGCCGGGATTGCCGCCGCCGCCCGGAGGATTCGCGCCGCCGGGCGTCGCGCCGCCGGGCGTGCCGCCGGCCGGATCGCCGCTTGCGTCATCGTCGTCGTCGTCCGCGCCTTCCTCTTCTTCCTCGACAAGGTCCACGGTCGACATCTCAAGCTTCATCTTCGAAGCGAACACGATCGGACGGCCGTCCGGGCCCGCGACGGCCAGCGTCACCTCCACCGCATACGGCACGGCCTTCACCATCTCGTCGGTCTGCTCGACCTGCGTCTCGACGGGGTTGCCGTCCTCGTCGAACAGCGCGTCGAACGGCCGGCTGTCCCATTGATCCTTCCATACCGATCCATCGTAAAAGCGCACGTTGAACGCAAGCACATTGTCGAGCAGGACGAACTGCTCGCCGCCGGTTTGCGTGTCCTCGTCGACCGTCGCGTCCTCGCGGCGCCAAAGCTGGAATTGCTCCAGGTCCGGCAGCCACGCGACCTTGTACGACACCTCCGCCTGGTCGGATCCGATCCCCATCGGATTCACCTCGACGTACGCGAACGTGGTGAAGTGCAATTCGTCCATCGGCATGTCGTTGACGATGTTCGACGCGCCGTAAAACAGCGAGTGGCTTTCCTTGTTCGGATGCACGTACGCGGCCGAGAGGTCGCTCGTGATCTTGTCCACGGCCCATCGGATCTTGTGATAGATCTCGTTGCCCTGCTCGATGTACTCCTTCGACTCCACCGTGCGCGCGAACGACGTGTAGATGACGGACATGATCATCCCTGTTACCGCGACGGCGACGAGAATCTCGAGCAGCGTGAAACCGCGCTTGCGAGGATTGAGGATTGAAGATTGAGGATAGAGAGACACGCAAGCGCACCGTCGCCGGGAGCACGCGCTTGCCGCCGATTGAAACCTCAACGTGGCGTTATGGCGATGCCATGTTCGCGAAAGGCTTCGCCACTCAATCCTCAATCCTCGATCCTCAATCCTTGTGTTTGGCGTCATTCGGCCTCGTCTCCGGACGCGCCGCCCTGGGCGTCGCCGAGAATGGTCGGGCCTCCGCTGCCGGTGTTGATGCCGCCTTCCTCCTGCTCCTCGAGCGTCTTGGCCGCGATCATCTCGATCATCTCCACCGTTCGCGGCACGCCGTCTTCCAGATAGGTCACGCGCACGACGACATCGCGAATGAAGTCGACGAAAAAGCTCTCCGTCACCTCGCGCTCCCACGTGAAGTTCGGATAGAGCCCCGGATAGCGCGCGGAGAAATCGCCGGACTCCGCGCCCACCGCGGGGAAGCCCTCGATCTCCACCTCGGTCAGAAGGTCGCGCGCGAGGTTCGCGGCGATCGACGTCTGGCGCGCGCGCTCGCTCATGCGGATCGACATGCTGTGGTTTTGCAAGAGCACCACGAGGCTCGTCGCCAGGATCGCCATCGCGACGAACACCTCGAGCAGCGTGAAGCCGCCGCGGCCCGCGCGCGGCCGCGCGCACCTCATGAAAATTCCTCGGAGCCGAACGGGCCCACGGGCTGCGTGTCGACGATGTCGATGTAGCCGTCCAGGATTTCCACGTCGCCCGTCAGCGGTTGCACGACGAGCGTGTATTGGTTGGCGTTCGGGTCGACGATGTGGATGACCGCGCGTTCCGCGTAGCCGGTCGGATAAAACGTGATGAACGTTTCGTCCATGTCCTTCTTGAATACGTCGTGCGCCGTGACGATATCGACGAACCGGACGCCGCTTGGCAACTGGGCGTGATCGAAGATGGTCGACCCCAGCGGTACGAATTCGCCGTAGGTGCCCGACGCGACGAGGATCGTCGCCCAGTATTCACCGAGCAATGGCTGGAAGTTCAGGCGAATGACGGACTGCTTGATGACCGCCTCGTGGAAGCAAAAGCGGATGGAGCCGGCCAGGCGCCGCAGCGTGCTTTTCGTGTTCGCCTCGAACACGTTGCCGAAACGCGGCGCGGCGATCGCGACGACGCCCGCGATGATCGCGACGACGACCATGATCTCAAGAAGCGTGAAGCCGCCCCGAAACGCGAAACGCCGCCAAGGCGGCGTTTCCGGTCCGGTACGCGGGTTCGCCGGCCGTGCGGCGGCGCGCATCATCCGCGTTCGTTCCTCATCCCGGCACGTCGTCCTGCGTGTTCGGCGTGCGATCCGGCCCGCCCGACCACACCGCGTAGGTCTGCCCGTCCGACGCGTATCCGTACGGCATCCCCCAGGGGTCAAGCGGCGGGGTGTCGCTGTTTAGATACGCCTTGCCGCCGAACTTGTCGCCCGACACGAGCGCCGCGATGCCGATGTCCCCCGGCGGGTAGAAGCCGTTGTCCATCTTGAACATGTCGAGTGCGCTTTTGATCGACGCCA
The sequence above is a segment of the bacterium genome. Coding sequences within it:
- a CDS encoding prepilin-type N-terminal cleavage/methylation domain-containing protein; this encodes MSLYPQSSILNPRKRGFTLLEILVAVAVTGMIMSVIYTSFARTVESKEYIEQGNEIYHKIRWAVDKITSDLSAAYVHPNKESHSLFYGASNIVNDMPMDELHFTTFAYVEVNPMGIGSDQAEVSYKVAWLPDLEQFQLWRREDATVDEDTQTGGEQFVLLDNVLAFNVRFYDGSVWKDQWDSRPFDALFDEDGNPVETQVEQTDEMVKAVPYAVEVTLAVAGPDGRPIVFASKMKLEMSTVDLVEEEEEGADDDDDDASGDPAGGTPGGATPGGANPPGGGGNPGGGFFGIG
- a CDS encoding prepilin-type N-terminal cleavage/methylation domain-containing protein; translated protein: MMRAAARPANPRTGPETPPWRRFAFRGGFTLLEIMVVVAIIAGVVAIAAPRFGNVFEANTKSTLRRLAGSIRFCFHEAVIKQSVIRLNFQPLLGEYWATILVASGTYGEFVPLGSTIFDHAQLPSGVRFVDIVTAHDVFKKDMDETFITFYPTGYAERAVIHIVDPNANQYTLVVQPLTGDVEILDGYIDIVDTQPVGPFGSEEFS
- the gspG gene encoding type II secretion system major pseudopilin GspG; protein product: MSFVKLRRALPTRGPAGFGAGGFTLLEIMVVVIIIGTIAGLVGVRVLDRLEESRVQTAKAQMASIKSALDMFKMDNGFYPPGDIGIAALVSGDKFGGKAYLNSDTPPLDPWGMPYGYASDGQTYAVWSGGPDRTPNTQDDVPG
- a CDS encoding prepilin-type N-terminal cleavage/methylation domain-containing protein, producing MRCARPRAGRGGFTLLEVFVAMAILATSLVVLLQNHSMSIRMSERARQTSIAANLARDLLTEVEIEGFPAVGAESGDFSARYPGLYPNFTWEREVTESFFVDFIRDVVVRVTYLEDGVPRTVEMIEMIAAKTLEEQEEGGINTGSGGPTILGDAQGGASGDEAE
- the gspK gene encoding type II secretion system minor pseudopilin GspK, producing the protein MAATLPIAGFAPRARRPRPSRAGVALLIVLMVTAILTVVILEFAESTRINLYIASNISDGMRAYYMAKSGVQVAAGSLLKDAQDNDEDHPHEEWANPMLGYIPISETEVISVTIADESGKFNLNKLVTLGGNPDTVRIDIFKKLLEGMGLDVNIADAVVDWIDKNTEQNAGGGEEDAFYGYASAVPEPYKAKNAPLSSIGEIKLIKGVTGEVYQRLIEVCTIYSDNKMNINTIDDRVLNALIQSVAPEANAQEAIEKINAFRNTEEQYFSKKGFRQELAQLELDPLLIGRIRRHLTFASRYFSVDVTANVGSTIKSVRGVVRRTKKESKLVYFRPGERLRPLTAPPGTVPDGAGGLGGVAGMGALLGG